In the Oncorhynchus nerka isolate Pitt River linkage group LG6, Oner_Uvic_2.0, whole genome shotgun sequence genome, GGCTCATGATTTTCAGCTCTGACATTAGAGCCTGGGTCTCACTCCTCCTGGCCGTGGCTGGAGGAGTGTTCAGAGGTCAGAGAACTAAAACATGAAACAGACTGGCATACAGGCTTAAAACTACCTCTATGCTGAAGATGATTGTTCTCACTTACATTTGAGCATTTTCACTGCCACTTTCGTGCTGGACTGGGAATGACTGAGACCATACGCGGTCGCTTCGACCACCCTGCCGAATGCTCCGGACCCAAGAGTACGACCTGGAACACAACACAAACATTGCCCAAATCAGAACAGTCAATATGAACAGTAACTTGTATCTGTTTCTATTAATTAAATACACTATCAAATAAAGATTTGGGGTACCCCCATAGACATCATTGGCACCCCCTTCCCCCATGGTTCCTGGTCCTTACCCAGCACCAGGCTGTCTCGGGGCATCTCCCAGGCAAGGTCATAGGGCAGATGTATGGGGTCAACATAGATGTACTCATGTCCGTCCAGACTCACTGACTCGATCACCTTCCACCTGATCTCATAGCGAGGCTTCTGAGGCAACACACAAGAGAAAGAGTTACCCAATCACTCAGGCACATTGGGATACCATGAGTGAGTTAGTAATTGTACTGCATTTTGCATAGTTGTTTTAACATTGTTCACTGTGTCTTTGTGTAGTCTCACCTTCCTCCACACAgcgatgaggatgatgatggagATGATGACGATGACTACCAGGGCTAGAACCGCAGCCAACACTGCCACCTGGGAGAAAAAAGCTAGAACACAACACAGAACATTAACATCCAACTATTACATAGTCGACATAGTCACAGAGAACATTTGTTCCTAGTATTAACATTCACACCATTATTTATACATAAACTATTTATCAAGTGTGCTAGTGCTGGACTGGAACCAACAGCCTGCACAGTCCACCCTGCAACTCTCCAGGACTGTCTAGTTACAGTATGTACTTTGATAAATGCAACCCCTTAGGTAGATGATACGCATCGAAATACACATTTCCCTATAGATAAAATGTTGTTCTTCGATAATGGCAATAGCATCATTGTTTGGTTCTATCTTTAGATACATACTGCTGGACACCAGTTTGACGTCCCTCCTGCGGAGTCCTCTCTCGTTGCTGGCCTCGCAGCGGACGCTCACCTGCTGGGGCTTGTGGAAGATGACCTGGCTGCGGACCTGGCCCACCATACGGCTCTCGTTGAAGCTGACGTTGGTCTGGACGCTCAGGGTCTCAGGGTCTGACACTAGGGGCTGCCACACTGTGCTCCGGTTACTGCACCTGGGAGAGATGTTATAATGATAACTACAGGTGTTTCAATAGTACAGTAGTAAAGgtgaactactactactgctaccttcACTCAGATGTGTCTGAGGTAAATACTGTGAGCTAATGCACTCTGGTATAGAAGCTGTCTGATAACCCATAGTTGGCCTGATATCAGTTTAAACTGTGATTACTAAAACGAAACAAGCTGAAACAAGTCTGCCCTCTAGTGTCCAAAGTGTGACAGAATGCCAGACACTGAAGGTGTGATGATGATGACAAGACCCACTTGAGCATGCTGTCACAGCTGAACCACTGGATGGTGGGGGAAGGTACCCCCTCAGCCACACAGGTCACTGCATGCCTCTTCCCAGGGAGGTGGTGGTCCGACAGGTCTGTGATCTGAGGGGGGACTACACAGAGAGGGGTACAGGATTAGGAATGACATATCCCATGAATCTAGATGATAAGTGTAGGTATATGTTGAGCCAGGGTGGAATTTCAATAGTCTTAAGTTACTTTTTATTATCATCGCCTCTCATTTATTCATACTGATCTCAAAGCATAGGGAGTGTGAAAGCAATGGAGCTATATCCATGGTGGATGCACTTCTTTCAAATCAGTGCTGATGACAAAAGGTAAAGGAGGAGAAGGAACCACGTAACAGACGACTGATATACACCACATTGGTTTACGTTGGTTGCAAAGGCGACTCACCTTTGACCTCTAGATCAAAGGTCAATTTCTTGGTGTCATCGCCGTTGGCGACGTGAACGGTGTAGAGGCCTTTCTGTTCTGTCCTGATCCTCACCAGGGTCAACGTGCTGACGTACCTGAGATAGAAGGGTAATGGGAAACCACACAGTTATAAATGTTGGTTCACTGATCCTGGAAAAATGGGTTTATCTTAATAAATCCATCAACATCGCTAAAACCATAAAACCGCCTGAGACACCCAGTCTCTATCAGTCAACAGCAGATAAAGCCTAGACAGCAGGTAACCCAACACCCAGCAGGAACCAGAGGCAGACTAAGACCATTTCTGAGGGGTAAATTACCCAATTAGTCGCTAACGTAATGCATTGCATACCACACAAGTGGGATTGTAAATCTGGTTGCCTGATCTGTTTTATACTTTCATGTGACGACAAATAGAACAAACTCTATTGATCTAATCTGAGAAATTCAATCTCCAGATTGATTAGAATTGATCGTCGTACAGGTTGTCTCACCTGGTCTCATGCTCCTGCTTGGTGATTACGACGTTGTCCCCGTTGACCGTGGCATCATCTTTGGTCCAGCGGACACGTGGAGGGGGGTAAGCTTCAATCTCCACCCTCAGCTCTACGTTCTGGTGCAGCTGGGCCGAGACATTACGATCCTGGACGGACCTCAGCTCCACGAAGCCTTGCTCTGACAGAAGAAGGTTGTCATTAGTTAGTAAACGCATAATAGGTATAGTACCTCTGTGAACATTCTGCAAGAACATGTAGCCTGCGTTAAGGAATAAATAGCTTGACAAATGGGAGTTGAGAAGCTGAAACAGACAGGCACCCAGGGCAAGGGAAGAGGCCTTTAAATTAGTGATCCATATCTGCAGCCAATGTTTTCTGATGTCCAGCATGCTAACGCATATGCTATGTTATCAAAAGTACTTTTTTCTTCTCCTTTATCGTAACTACTATTTAAGAGTATTAagtgtaattcactgtgtttacaGTATGGCTGCTAAGTATAGTGGTTCCATATTGTATAAGCTGAGGTGATTACAAAGCTTCCTAGTCAAATGGTTGAACTGTTTCGAGACTGAAACGAGGATCTGTCATTTCCAGTGGGCTGTCCAGAGTATTGGCCCAGagccatgtagagagaaagaCTTGCAACATGAAGGCCCTGGCTGTATGAAGAAGGCAGTTTATACATGTTTGACTTACCGTGGCCTAAATATAACACAACTCAGTGGGAATAGGGTAAGTGTTCACAGAGGCACGACTGTCTCTTTGGCTACATCCAATCCTCAAAGAGGGTGAAAGAGAAAATTTTGGGGGTTTTACCCTTCAAAAAAAACTTTCTGCTGACTTCCCTTTTGCAGCTTGTTAGACACAGTTAAGTTGAATGAATTTCAATTATTTGAAGTGACTTCTAAGGTAAAGGCACAGTGCTGATTCTGATTCGACAATATCTCTCAGATTGGACactttgtacataatgttatcagaAATAATAATTCAATGTTATTTGATTTTAATTGACTATCTCACACAAAACACAGATGTTGTGCTTGTATGTTCAGTGACGTTCACTAGCTaaatgataaaaaataaaaaaattaattaCATGTGGTTTATTTTTAATAGAACTCTCTCTCGCGTAGTGCATTGGGGTTCATATTATGAGTGATGCTCTTTCGGTCTCAAAAGAATTGCCTTAATAATAATCTATCCAGTCATTGTTTGTTTTTAGAGaatctcttcctgtctccttctCACCAAGGATGGTGATGTTGACGTTGGCTGTGGCTCTCTGGTCCTGGACACCCTCGTGGACATGACACGCGTACTGGCCCGTGTTGGCCAGCGTCACCTTGGAGACTATGAGGCGTGAGCGCATCTTCTGGGATGACAGGACGTCAGTCAGAGGCTCAATGGAGTCCACCTGACAGACACAGGGGAGGAAAGGGGTGCATACATTTTGTATTCCTTCTGAGAGAAGGCTATAGAAGTACAAACTAAGGAATATCAGATTCTACAAGTTTAACAGGACGTGTTGATTTTATCCACATGTATATCTATCAGTGAAATCCTATCACAAGGGCCTtcaaacctcttaaggatctgacacttaaaaataaaaaaatagcctaaaatgacatacccaaatctaactgactggagctcaggacctgaagcaaggatatgcatattcttgaaaccatttcaaaggaaacactttgacgtttgtggaaatgtgaaatcaatgtaggagaatataacacattaaatctggtaaaagataatacaaacaaatgcaagagaaaggccataatataaTATTGCAGATTAGGCACAATTTCATATTGTGTGCAAAGTTTAAGATTGATCCAGTGAAGCATTGCAATACTggacaatattttgtatcaagtctgcccaaatgtgccgaaaTTGTCAATTTATTGAACTTATTTACAAGTTCATagctatagagaacatacacacattatatggtaatacaaaatgtaagttcacacactcccaggaatgtcatacatgatggatcattagctaataccctaactttcacacatctagatggccgggcggGGTGGGTGtagagccagagacagcaggggttcaaactatAGAACCTAGTTCCTACATTTTAatataaaaatagattttatcaaacaatactatgctacattttatctctgggaacctcaggatgacaaatcagagcaagattactgaatgtaagtacattatttaccttcagaggtgaatgtatcaaaccagtttccgtgatacattttttgttgttgtgcactctcatCAGACAATAGCATGGTctttttttcactgtaatagctacagtagctactgttagattaacaataatttaagctttctggcCATAGAAGACatatgtcctggaaagtttgctGTTACTTACAAAATCATGCTAAttacattagcgcacgttagctcaaccgcCCCAGTATAGGGACACCGACCCCGTAGAGGTAAAACACTTTCACCACCAAAAAGATAGTCTATTATGAATGATGATATGAAAACCATGTGTCTGTCATGAATGATATTTCCTGGGGACTTAACACATCTAGGTGTGGCTACACAGACATCTTGATGTAATTTGCTCTAtgcctgttctcctctcttctctcccactcACGTCTCTATTGGGATAGTCCCAGGAGAAGAAGACCAGCTCCACTCCGTGCACCGTGCAGTTCACGGTCAGAGGCTCGCCCTGCTTCAGCACCGTCTTAGACGCATTGATGTAGGCGTCGATCGTCTCCGGAACTAACACGGGAAATGTGTGGAAAGcgaagaaaagaaagaaaaagggAGGGTGTGAGGGAGAGCGGGATAGAGATAATGAGTTCCTTGTTATTTTTAGACATTACCGTAAGGTGAAAGAGAACATATTGCTTACTTAGCAATATCACTGATATAAAACAGCTTGAGACCATAGATTGATACCCTTGCAATACTGTCGTTGTTACATCCAGACATGCATATCAACAATGACGTGCATGGCCTGTACAGTACAATGAATGTCATGAAACGCTAGGTCTCTAGCCTTCTCTAGACTCCTTCATTGTTACATCCCCAGGCCCATCTCTgacccccagccccagcctcagtccaGGTACCCACCAACAATGCTGAATACGTAGAAAGCCTGGGACTCTTTCTCCTCCCCGTTCAGCTCTCCTCGGCACACATAGGTCCTGTCCTCCAGTGGCGCCCTGTAGCCCTCACTTGGGATGTAGACCCCCTTCAGGTGCATGTCACTGTCTCTTTCGTAGAGGGTGACGTTGATCTGGGGGTTGGTGACCACACACGGGATGATCCCCTCCTCGCTGGTCTTGGTCACCATGCCGTGGAAACTCTCAATGAACCACACATCAGGATCTGTGTGAGGAAGACGAGGGACGGGAAGACTTAGCATCACTTGAGGGATAAGAGGAATCATTTCACACCATATGAGgaataaaaatatgttttttatatTATGATTGAACCAAGATATTGAGGCCTATAAGTGAAGTTTGCTGTTACAATATCCAATATTTGCCTGGGCAGTGGGAACATAACAGTTGTCTAACCTAACCTATCTTTGTAAAAGTACAATAGCTGTGACAGAGTGTaaagagggcggcaggtagcctagcagttagagacGAGCCAGTAACCAGAGGGTTGCTGGTGTCAAATCCTAGATGCCgctgtacccttgagcaaggcacttaaaccacACTACAATGGTGCCGAGCGTGGCAGCCCTGCGCACCTCTCCAAAAAAAGCTGTATGTGTGTCTCTTGTAGGGGTTGTGTTAAAAGAAGAAGTACCATTTTCATTGGACCATGTGTCTAATTGACCAATAAAGTGATCTTAATCTAATTTTAAAGTTATAACAGTGTTCTCACCCGGAACAAAGACTGCCACCTCTATAGTCTCGTCAGTCCAAGCCTCGGTACAGACATATACTCCCGTTTGGCTCCACGTCACATTGTCCAGAATGAGAACACTGGTTGTGTTCTGGTTCTCCACTCCAAAATAGGGAACGTTGTCATCCCGCTTGAACCTCCATTCGACCATCCCCCAGCCAGAACAGGTAATGATCATGGAGTCACCCGCTGTCATGACGACTTCACTGTTGCTAGGGGAGATCTCCAGGCAACAGAACTCAGGACAGAAGTGTAAAAGAGCTGCAGTCAACACAAACAAGAAAAGGTCAGGTTTGGGGTCAAATAGCTAGATCTTCAGGTCAAGGGTCAAAGGTTAAGATAGCAATAACAACTCAGATATCCGTCCAATTACACAGCGATGACGGAAGTGACCAGTCTGGTGGGTTATGGAGGAGGGATGTTGACAGATCCTTTTAAGCTGATCAATGCTCTTTTCCATCCACATTAAAGAGCAATCTCTATGGCAAATTAGCTGGATACAAAGTTCATGAGTTTTCCCCTACCATTTAACCTAACTAGGAAAGACTCAGGCTCTAGTCATGTTATATCTCACAGTTTATTTTAATGATATTTCAGTAGATGTGTGGTTGTTTCTCTCACCTGTAAGAATGGTTGTCAGATGGAGAGTGCATACTCTGACACTCCTCATGGTGATACGCTTCAGGAGATAATTATTCTGCAAACAGATTTCAAAACAAAAACACTGAATATTGTAGTCTCAATTATAGCCCCTGTTTTCTTCACGACATTCCTCCCAGCATATTGAGTTTGACCCTTGTGTTAAAGACAAACTCCCTACCCAGAGTTTCTATTTTACACTTGTCCTTCATACAGTAAATGGCTTATGACAAAATtattgagagagagacatagacgaCTCCAAGGTTAGCGCAAGGGTGTTGTTCCCTCCTACGCTGGTTACTAGTGAGCTCAGGCATTCGGACAGCCCGGGGATCGGGACATGGGGAGGGTGAGACTCAGAGTTGGTCTGAACATTCTGAACTCATAACATCTTCTTAATATCTCTTCACATACACTACTGATACGCTCATATCATGTTGGATGCATTTTACCCTTGTAAGACCAACAAGGTTAGGTCGAAACCAAGTTGGGAGCTTACTATATAAATCACATGTCATGACAGCAGAATCTGTTCCTAATCCAAAGATACTGTATGCCACAGAAAGAACACAGGGCTAATCATAGACATGGACTTAACAGAGTAGATGCGGCTCTTAAAATACAATGGAAGGTTACTCCCCTCTCAATAATGAGATGTGAGTTCTGTACACAACATTCCGGTTCTATGTTCTGAATGGGTTCACATGAGAGGTATGCGATGGCTCGCTGCACAGGGACAGAACAATGTCGGAGAGTTTTTGTTCTTGTTTTGCCAGCGTTCTGTCTAACTAACAAACGGGTCAGTGTGTGCTTCTGCAACACTCTGCTGCTGGGGCTAAAACTATTCCATTGTCGTGTCAAAACCCTTCACTGGATTCCAAGTAAACAAAAGGCAACCACAGAACGGCAACAACAAACCATATTTTGGAGTTTGTTTGCTGATAAGCTGCTATGGTGATACAATGTGCAGTTTCGTGATTTAAAACACAACACCGAGGCAAAATCTCAAATGATACCCTATTCCCCAACAATGCTGCTGGGTATAAAACTACTCCAATGTCGTGTTGAACCCTTAATTGGATTCCAAGTAAACAAAAGTAATTAGGCAATAGCGGCAACCACAGAACGGCAATAGCAAACCATATTTGGGGTTTTGTTTACTGATAAGCTGCTATGGTGATACAATGTGTTGTTTCGTATTTTAAAACTCAACACTGAGGTAaaatctcaaatgacaccctcttccccttcagaaagtattattTACATCCCttgacattttgttgtgttacaaagtaagAATAAAATGGATTTCGATCTtctctcatcgctgcaactccccaacggggctagagagaggtgaaggtcgagtcatgcgtcctccgaaacaagacccgcttaacccggaattcagctgcaccaatgtgtcggaggaaacactgttcaactgacgaccggaAGTCAGCCTGTAGGTGCCCGGCgagccacaaggagtcgctaaagCATGATGAgacaagtaaagccccccccccggtcaaaccctcccctaacccggatgacgctgggcaaaatatgtgccgccctatgggactcattgtcacggccggttgtgacacagcctggtaacaaacccgggtctgtagtgacgcctcaagcactgcgatgcagtgtcttagactgttgtgccactcgggaggcccatagTTGTAattttttgtcaatgatctacacaaaatactatgtaatgtaaaagtggaagaaaaatctat is a window encoding:
- the pdgfrb gene encoding platelet-derived growth factor receptor beta isoform X2; the protein is MRSVRVCTLHLTTILTALLHFCPEFCCLEISPSNSEVVMTAGDSMIITCSGWGMVEWRFKRDDNVPYFGVENQNTTSVLILDNVTWSQTGVYVCTEAWTDETIEVAVFVPDPDVWFIESFHGMVTKTSEEGIIPCVVTNPQINVTLYERDSDMHLKGVYIPSEGYRAPLEDRTYVCRGELNGEEKESQAFYVFSIVVPETIDAYINASKTVLKQGEPLTVNCTVHGVELVFFSWDYPNRDVDSIEPLTDVLSSQKMRSRLIVSKVTLANTGQYACHVHEGVQDQRATANVNITILEQGFVELRSVQDRNVSAQLHQNVELRVEIEAYPPPRVRWTKDDATVNGDNVVITKQEHETRYVSTLTLVRIRTEQKGLYTVHVANGDDTKKLTFDLEVKVPPQITDLSDHHLPGKRHAVTCVAEGVPSPTIQWFSCDSMLKCSNRSTVWQPLVSDPETLSVQTNVSFNESRMVGQVRSQVIFHKPQQVSVRCEASNERGLRRRDVKLVSSTFFSQVAVLAAVLALVVIVIISIIILIAVWRKPRYEIRWKVIESVSLDGHEYIYVDPIHLPYDLAWEMPRDSLVLGRTLGSGAFGRVVEATAYGLSHSQSSTKVAVKMLKSTARRSETQALMSELKIMSHLGPHLNIVNLLGACTKQGPLYLVTEYCRYGDLVDYLHKNKHMFLQYYLEKNQEDSGCRISGGSTPLSQRKGYVSFGSECDGGYMDMSKDEPTVYVPMQELKDTIKYADIQPSPYESPYQHDHYQEQDQITMDPALFISDSTTLSYTDLIGFSYQVAKGMEFLASKNCVHRDLAARNVLICEGKLVKICDFGLARDIMHDSNYISKGSTFLPLKWMAPESIFHNLYTTLSDVWSYGILLWEIFTLGGTPYPDLPMNELFYSALKRGYRMAKPNHATDEVYEVMQKCWDEKHEKRPEFSFLVHTMGNMLTDSYKKRYCQVNDEFFKSDHPAVVRTKPRLSSPFLTPSTAPDSLQDLNPYPLTGDFRPEADGEEVTTSYNDYIIPIPDPKPQEEVFSEANRMPMESPASSLVLEDEEADSISQETAEADTIPEEEDLHANQALIPLESSGTPEVEDSFL
- the pdgfrb gene encoding platelet-derived growth factor receptor beta isoform X1, yielding MRSVRVCTLHLTTILTALLHFCPEFCCLEISPSNSEVVMTAGDSMIITCSGWGMVEWRFKRDDNVPYFGVENQNTTSVLILDNVTWSQTGVYVCTEAWTDETIEVAVFVPDPDVWFIESFHGMVTKTSEEGIIPCVVTNPQINVTLYERDSDMHLKGVYIPSEGYRAPLEDRTYVCRGELNGEEKESQAFYVFSIVVPETIDAYINASKTVLKQGEPLTVNCTVHGVELVFFSWDYPNRDVDSIEPLTDVLSSQKMRSRLIVSKVTLANTGQYACHVHEGVQDQRATANVNITILEQGFVELRSVQDRNVSAQLHQNVELRVEIEAYPPPRVRWTKDDATVNGDNVVITKQEHETRYVSTLTLVRIRTEQKGLYTVHVANGDDTKKLTFDLEVKVPPQITDLSDHHLPGKRHAVTCVAEGVPSPTIQWFSCDSMLKCSNRSTVWQPLVSDPETLSVQTNVSFNESRMVGQVRSQVIFHKPQQVSVRCEASNERGLRRRDVKLVSSTFFSQVAVLAAVLALVVIVIISIIILIAVWRKKPRYEIRWKVIESVSLDGHEYIYVDPIHLPYDLAWEMPRDSLVLGRTLGSGAFGRVVEATAYGLSHSQSSTKVAVKMLKSTARRSETQALMSELKIMSHLGPHLNIVNLLGACTKQGPLYLVTEYCRYGDLVDYLHKNKHMFLQYYLEKNQEDSGCRISGGSTPLSQRKGYVSFGSECDGGYMDMSKDEPTVYVPMQELKDTIKYADIQPSPYESPYQHDHYQEQDQITMDPALFISDSTTLSYTDLIGFSYQVAKGMEFLASKNCVHRDLAARNVLICEGKLVKICDFGLARDIMHDSNYISKGSTFLPLKWMAPESIFHNLYTTLSDVWSYGILLWEIFTLGGTPYPDLPMNELFYSALKRGYRMAKPNHATDEVYEVMQKCWDEKHEKRPEFSFLVHTMGNMLTDSYKKRYCQVNDEFFKSDHPAVVRTKPRLSSPFLTPSTAPDSLQDLNPYPLTGDFRPEADGEEVTTSYNDYIIPIPDPKPQEEVFSEANRMPMESPASSLVLEDEEADSISQETAEADTIPEEEDLHANQALIPLESSGTPEVEDSFL